The Streptomyces sp. RKAG293 genome includes a region encoding these proteins:
- a CDS encoding NHLP bacteriocin export ABC transporter permease/ATPase subunit: protein MTSVQHPVVTDAVPGAVPGDVVVGALGGLGQPVDCAGTRSMSLEGPHVLWLVVGGAMDLFAVDSGNQGHWHFLGRLETGTLVLGPAEGPRHTLVGRPLQGCELRRIQLRELFGPGYGEYGEPGGYGGGGYGGDDGYGDQQSYGGYEAPLSPLEDAFARGVGRSLRVLFEAPHDGQPGHGPGTAQPAAEYEAADDNILWMPVAPGSVRYGAAFSSEAAADLLIDGAMWQRVVNQQSRLLFALDRWIERVERAHEDRTAAGIKAGRTVRAQADQALLASIDRPGGKTPSHPADGTDDATLAACRRVADAAGITVSAPVDGGSSNGRSSPVERIAVSSGFRTRTVRLDGRWWREDSGPLLGHRAGTGAPVALLWRRGGYEAVDPVTGERTRIGSRGGGAGAAADAFQPRAVMFYRPLPDQPIAVWRLLRFSLRGTRADLRNLILGGLVAVGLGALVPIATGQVLGVYVPNAENSLIVQTSLAIVATTIVSAAFMLLENISILRMEGRIESTLQPAVWDRLLRLPTKFFAGRSTGELASAAMGISAIRRVLSGISSVAVQAGTVGVVNLALLLWYSPTLALLALAMLTVIGAVFLTLGLWQLRWQRRLIVLGNKLNNQAFQTLRGLPKLRVAAAESFAYASWAREFARSRELQQRVGRIKNLITVVNAVYLPLCTLIMFMLLAGPARGTLSASSFLTFNTAVTMLLTSVTQLTGALISAVSVLPLFEQIKPLLDEVPEVGGGTTQPGVLSGEIEVEQLSFRYADDAPLVLDNVSFRILPGEFVAIVGASGCGKSTLLRLLIGFDRPVSGSVLYDGQDLTALDPAAVRRQCGVVLQNAQPFTGSILDCICGSETFSLEEAWEAAAMAGLTEDIKGMPMGMHTVLSDGGGTVSGGQRQRLMIAQALIRHPRILFFDEATSALDNETQRVVTESTRKLRSTRVVIAHRLSTVMDADRVIVMSDGRVLQQGPPAELLADTGGMFHELVRRQMR from the coding sequence ATGACATCCGTCCAGCACCCCGTGGTCACCGACGCCGTGCCGGGCGCCGTGCCCGGCGATGTGGTCGTGGGAGCCCTCGGCGGCCTGGGACAGCCCGTCGACTGCGCCGGGACCCGCAGCATGAGCCTGGAGGGGCCCCATGTGCTGTGGCTGGTGGTGGGCGGGGCGATGGACCTGTTCGCGGTCGACTCCGGAAACCAGGGGCACTGGCACTTCCTCGGCCGGCTCGAAACGGGAACCCTGGTGCTCGGACCGGCGGAAGGCCCGCGCCACACCCTCGTCGGGCGGCCCCTGCAGGGGTGCGAACTGCGCCGGATCCAGCTGCGGGAACTGTTCGGGCCCGGGTACGGCGAGTACGGCGAGCCCGGTGGGTACGGCGGAGGCGGGTACGGCGGTGACGACGGCTACGGGGACCAGCAGTCGTACGGCGGCTACGAAGCGCCCCTGAGCCCGCTGGAGGACGCGTTCGCCCGCGGGGTCGGGCGCAGTCTGCGCGTCCTGTTCGAGGCCCCCCACGACGGTCAGCCGGGCCATGGACCGGGAACGGCGCAGCCGGCCGCGGAGTACGAAGCGGCCGACGACAACATCCTGTGGATGCCGGTGGCCCCCGGAAGTGTGCGGTACGGCGCCGCGTTCAGCAGCGAGGCGGCCGCCGATCTGCTCATCGACGGTGCGATGTGGCAGCGGGTGGTCAATCAGCAGTCCCGGCTGCTGTTCGCGCTGGACCGCTGGATCGAACGCGTCGAGCGCGCCCATGAGGACCGGACGGCGGCCGGCATCAAGGCCGGCCGGACGGTGCGCGCGCAGGCGGACCAGGCGCTGCTGGCCTCCATCGACAGGCCGGGAGGGAAGACCCCGTCCCACCCGGCCGACGGCACCGACGATGCCACACTCGCCGCCTGCCGCAGAGTCGCCGACGCGGCCGGGATCACCGTCTCGGCACCCGTGGACGGCGGCTCGTCGAACGGCCGGTCGAGCCCGGTCGAGCGCATCGCGGTGAGTTCGGGCTTCCGCACCCGCACGGTCAGACTCGACGGCCGCTGGTGGCGGGAGGACTCCGGCCCCCTGCTGGGCCACCGGGCCGGAACGGGCGCGCCGGTAGCGCTGCTGTGGCGCCGCGGCGGATACGAGGCGGTGGATCCGGTCACCGGCGAGCGGACGCGCATCGGGAGCAGGGGCGGGGGTGCGGGCGCGGCCGCGGACGCGTTCCAGCCCCGCGCCGTCATGTTCTACCGGCCGCTGCCCGACCAGCCCATAGCCGTCTGGCGGTTGCTCCGCTTCAGTCTGCGCGGCACCCGGGCGGACCTGCGCAACCTGATCCTGGGCGGCCTCGTCGCGGTCGGCCTCGGCGCGCTGGTGCCCATCGCGACGGGTCAGGTTCTCGGGGTCTACGTACCGAACGCCGAGAACAGCCTCATCGTCCAGACCTCGCTGGCGATCGTGGCCACCACCATCGTCTCGGCCGCCTTCATGCTGCTGGAGAACATCTCCATCCTGCGCATGGAAGGTCGCATCGAGTCCACGCTCCAACCGGCCGTCTGGGACCGGCTGCTGCGCCTGCCGACGAAGTTCTTCGCCGGGCGCTCCACCGGAGAGCTGGCCAGCGCGGCCATGGGCATCAGCGCCATCCGCCGCGTCCTGTCCGGCATCAGCTCGGTGGCCGTGCAGGCGGGCACCGTCGGTGTGGTGAACCTCGCCCTGCTGCTCTGGTACAGCCCCACGCTGGCCCTGCTGGCGCTGGCGATGCTCACCGTGATCGGCGCGGTGTTCCTCACCCTGGGGCTGTGGCAACTGCGCTGGCAGCGCCGTCTGATCGTGCTCGGCAACAAGCTCAACAACCAGGCGTTCCAGACGCTGCGCGGACTGCCCAAACTGCGCGTCGCCGCGGCGGAGAGCTTCGCCTACGCCTCCTGGGCCCGCGAGTTCGCGCGCAGCCGCGAACTGCAGCAGCGGGTGGGCCGGATCAAGAACCTGATCACGGTCGTCAACGCGGTCTATCTGCCGCTCTGCACCCTCATCATGTTCATGCTGCTCGCAGGACCGGCCCGCGGGACCCTGTCGGCCAGCAGCTTCCTCACCTTCAACACCGCGGTGACGATGCTGCTGACGTCGGTGACCCAGCTGACCGGCGCACTCATCTCCGCGGTCTCCGTCCTGCCGCTGTTCGAGCAGATCAAACCGCTGCTCGACGAGGTGCCCGAGGTCGGCGGCGGCACCACACAGCCGGGCGTGCTGTCCGGCGAGATCGAGGTCGAGCAGCTGTCGTTCCGGTACGCCGACGACGCGCCGCTGGTGCTCGACAACGTGTCGTTCCGGATCCTGCCGGGCGAGTTCGTCGCCATCGTCGGAGCCAGCGGCTGCGGCAAGTCGACCCTGCTCCGGCTGCTCATCGGCTTCGACCGGCCGGTGTCCGGCAGCGTGCTCTACGACGGTCAGGACCTGACGGCCCTCGACCCGGCGGCCGTGCGGCGCCAGTGCGGGGTCGTCCTGCAGAACGCGCAGCCGTTCACCGGCTCGATCCTGGACTGCATCTGCGGTTCCGAGACGTTCTCCCTGGAAGAGGCCTGGGAGGCCGCCGCGATGGCGGGGCTGACCGAGGACATCAAGGGCATGCCGATGGGCATGCACACCGTCCTCTCCGACGGCGGCGGCACCGTCTCCGGCGGCCAGCGGCAGCGTCTGATGATCGCCCAGGCCCTGATCCGCCACCCGCGCATCCTGTTCTTCGACGAGGCCACCAGCGCCCTCGACAACGAGACCCAGCGCGTCGTGACCGAGAGCACCCGCAAGCTGCGCTCGACGCGTGTCGTCATCGCGCACCGGCTGTCCACCGTCATGGACGCCGACCGCGTGATCGTCATGTCGGACGGCCGGGTCCTCCAGCAGGGCCCGCCCGCGGAGCTCCTCGCCGACACCGGCGGCATGTTCCATGAGCTGGTGCGCCGTCAGATGCGGTGA
- a CDS encoding NHLP family bacteriocin export ABC transporter peptidase/permease/ATPase subunit, protein MGPSVSAQHRPTPAGRGRHAPAPTQTPTSNPRKRRKPGKAKKQKTVRSPTVLQMEAVECGAASLAMVLGHHGRHVPLEELRIACGVSRDGSRASNVLKAARRYGLDAKGMQMEPAALAEVRAPAVLFWEFNHFVVLDGMGRRFGRKGIHLNDPARGRRFVSWEEFDSSFTGVVLTFEPGGGFRRGGRKPGVMSALPARLRGTTGTMAAALIASFLLVVVGASAPALSRTYIDLFLFGNQTSLLPVLFGSMAAMVVLTAVLTAVQQANLLRGRIISSTFGSARFMRHLLRLPVTFFAQRNPADLVQRLQSNDTVAETLARDLAAAGVDAVVVVLYAVLLWTYDPQLTVVGVLIALLNVAAMRVVVRIRATGTQKLRADSARLTNTSYGGLQLIETMKATGAENGYFRRWAGQHATTLDGQQRLGVPSAVLAVVAPTLAALNSALILWIGGLRAVEGHISIGLLVAFQALVTSFTAPVTRLNGVAGRIQDFAADVARLKDVESFPVDGLYSRSEPAASTRRLKGHVTLENVTFGYSPLDRPLLTGFSLSVGPGRQVALVGGSGSGKSTVSRLISGLYNPWEGSIRIDGQRLDEISRSALSASVSFVDQDVFLFEGTVRDNVALWDPSIPDDDVIAALKDAAIHDTVARRPGGIHSRVEQDGRNFSGGQRQRLEIARALVRRPSVLVLDEVTSALDAETEQVIIDNLRRRGCACVVIAHRLSTVRDSDEIVVLDHGTVVERGRHEDLVAAGGPYAELVREH, encoded by the coding sequence TTGGGTCCTTCCGTGAGCGCGCAGCACCGCCCGACCCCGGCAGGCCGCGGGCGGCACGCGCCGGCGCCGACGCAGACGCCGACATCGAATCCGCGGAAGCGGAGGAAGCCGGGGAAGGCGAAGAAGCAGAAGACCGTCCGCAGCCCCACCGTTCTGCAGATGGAAGCCGTGGAGTGCGGTGCCGCCTCGCTCGCGATGGTGCTCGGCCACCACGGCCGGCACGTCCCCCTCGAAGAACTCCGCATCGCCTGCGGTGTGTCCCGCGACGGCTCCCGGGCCAGCAACGTGCTGAAGGCGGCCCGCAGATACGGTCTGGACGCCAAGGGCATGCAGATGGAGCCCGCCGCCCTCGCGGAGGTCCGGGCGCCGGCCGTCCTGTTCTGGGAGTTCAACCACTTCGTCGTCCTCGACGGGATGGGACGGCGCTTCGGCCGCAAGGGGATCCACCTCAACGATCCGGCCCGGGGCCGGCGTTTCGTGTCGTGGGAGGAGTTCGACTCGAGCTTCACCGGCGTCGTGCTGACCTTCGAGCCCGGCGGCGGGTTCCGCCGCGGCGGCCGCAAGCCCGGGGTGATGAGCGCCCTGCCGGCCCGGCTGCGCGGCACCACGGGCACGATGGCGGCAGCACTGATCGCCAGCTTCCTGCTCGTCGTCGTCGGCGCTTCGGCGCCGGCCCTCAGCCGGACGTACATCGATCTGTTCCTCTTCGGCAACCAGACGTCGCTGCTGCCGGTGCTCTTCGGGTCGATGGCCGCGATGGTCGTGCTGACCGCCGTGCTGACCGCTGTGCAGCAGGCGAATCTGCTGCGCGGCCGCATCATCTCGTCCACCTTCGGCAGCGCCCGGTTCATGCGGCATCTGCTCCGGCTGCCCGTCACGTTCTTCGCCCAGCGCAACCCGGCCGACCTCGTCCAGCGCCTGCAGTCCAACGACACGGTGGCCGAGACCCTGGCCAGGGACCTCGCCGCCGCCGGGGTGGATGCCGTGGTCGTGGTGCTCTACGCGGTCCTGCTGTGGACCTACGATCCGCAACTGACGGTCGTCGGCGTGCTGATCGCGCTGCTCAACGTCGCGGCGATGCGCGTGGTGGTACGGATCCGTGCCACCGGTACGCAGAAGCTGCGGGCCGACAGCGCCCGGCTGACCAACACCTCGTACGGCGGGCTCCAGCTCATCGAGACGATGAAGGCGACCGGCGCCGAGAACGGCTACTTCCGCCGCTGGGCCGGCCAGCACGCCACGACCCTGGACGGGCAGCAGCGGCTCGGCGTGCCCAGTGCGGTACTGGCCGTCGTCGCCCCCACCCTCGCGGCTCTCAACAGCGCGCTGATCCTGTGGATCGGGGGGCTGCGGGCCGTGGAGGGCCATATCTCCATCGGCCTGCTCGTCGCCTTCCAGGCGCTGGTGACCAGCTTCACCGCACCGGTCACCCGGCTCAACGGGGTGGCCGGCCGGATCCAGGACTTCGCGGCCGACGTGGCCCGGCTCAAGGACGTCGAGAGCTTCCCGGTGGACGGGCTGTACTCCCGCAGCGAGCCGGCCGCGAGCACCCGCAGGCTCAAGGGCCACGTGACGCTGGAGAACGTCACCTTCGGCTACAGCCCGCTCGACAGACCGCTGCTCACCGGCTTCTCCCTGTCGGTCGGCCCCGGCCGGCAGGTGGCGCTGGTCGGCGGCTCCGGCAGCGGCAAGTCCACGGTGTCCCGGCTGATCTCGGGTCTCTACAACCCGTGGGAGGGCTCGATCCGCATCGACGGGCAGCGGCTCGACGAGATCTCCCGCAGCGCGCTGTCCGCCTCGGTCTCCTTCGTCGATCAGGACGTCTTCCTCTTCGAGGGCACCGTCCGGGACAACGTCGCGCTGTGGGATCCGTCGATACCCGACGACGACGTCATCGCCGCGCTCAAGGACGCCGCCATCCATGACACGGTCGCCCGGCGTCCCGGCGGCATCCACAGCCGGGTCGAGCAGGACGGCCGCAACTTCTCCGGCGGCCAGCGGCAGCGACTGGAGATCGCCAGAGCGCTGGTCCGCCGGCCCAGCGTCCTGGTCCTCGACGAGGTGACCAGCGCCCTGGACGCCGAGACCGAGCAGGTGATCATCGACAATCTGCGGCGGCGGGGCTGTGCCTGCGTCGTGATCGCGCACCGGCTCAGCACGGTGCGCGACAGCGACGAGATCGTCGTGCTCGACCACGGCACCGTCGTGGAACGCGGGCGGCACGAGGACCTGGTGGCGGCCGGCGGGCCGTACGCCGAGCTCGTCAGGGAGCACTGA
- a CDS encoding HlyD family efflux transporter periplasmic adaptor subunit, whose protein sequence is MQFRQKALSKLQSPEDLDVPVLLARPQGWLALTVTAVVMAVGCFWAVTGTVSSKLNAPGILTHAEGSYLLQSPVAGQITATLAKEGDTLPAGAPLLTVRTDRRAETVRTVAAGRVTAITAKIGAVVATGADLATVERMDKPGDPLVAVLYAPGGSASTIPVGASVELTVQSVPAQRFGVLRGRVMAIGRNPETRQQISDFLGNRQLGEQFSAQGQPVAVMVSLERSAGTTSGFSWSSAHGPPYPIDSTTLVGGAVHLTAQHPIDWVLP, encoded by the coding sequence GTGCAGTTCCGCCAAAAGGCGCTGTCCAAGCTGCAATCGCCTGAAGACCTCGACGTACCGGTGCTTCTCGCCCGGCCGCAGGGCTGGCTCGCGCTGACCGTCACAGCGGTCGTCATGGCCGTCGGATGCTTCTGGGCGGTGACGGGCACGGTGTCGTCCAAGCTGAACGCACCCGGAATCCTGACGCATGCGGAAGGCAGTTACCTTCTGCAGAGTCCGGTCGCCGGCCAGATCACCGCGACCCTCGCCAAAGAGGGCGACACGCTGCCCGCGGGCGCTCCGCTGCTGACCGTACGCACGGACCGGAGGGCCGAGACCGTTCGCACGGTGGCCGCGGGCCGGGTGACCGCGATCACGGCCAAGATCGGCGCCGTCGTCGCCACCGGCGCGGACCTGGCGACGGTGGAGCGCATGGACAAGCCCGGCGACCCACTGGTGGCGGTGTTGTACGCGCCCGGCGGCAGCGCGTCGACGATCCCGGTGGGCGCCTCGGTGGAGCTGACCGTCCAGTCGGTGCCGGCGCAGCGGTTCGGTGTGCTGCGGGGCCGCGTCATGGCGATCGGCCGGAATCCCGAGACCCGGCAGCAGATCAGCGATTTCCTCGGGAACCGTCAGCTGGGCGAGCAGTTCTCGGCGCAGGGCCAGCCGGTGGCGGTCATGGTCTCCCTGGAACGGTCGGCCGGCACCACGTCCGGCTTCAGCTGGTCGTCGGCGCACGGACCGCCGTACCCGATCGATTCCACGACGCTGGTCGGCGGCGCCGTCCACCTGACCGCACAGCATCCGATCGATTGGGTCCTTCCGTGA
- a CDS encoding type A2 lantipeptide, whose amino-acid sequence MKGTASHAQRLHPQVETREISDSDLDNVSGGVGVGVGVDGLSVGDIVGTVESALPVSLPLSTVTGLLPAQVNGLAAGL is encoded by the coding sequence ATGAAGGGAACCGCAAGTCATGCGCAACGACTTCACCCCCAGGTCGAGACCCGCGAAATTTCCGACAGCGACCTGGACAACGTCTCCGGCGGTGTCGGCGTCGGTGTCGGCGTCGACGGTCTGTCGGTCGGCGACATCGTGGGCACCGTCGAGTCGGCCCTGCCGGTCTCGCTGCCGCTCTCGACGGTCACCGGTCTCCTCCCGGCGCAGGTCAACGGTCTGGCCGCCGGTCTCTGA
- a CDS encoding LuxR family transcriptional regulator — MNTATSGLVGRDTEIAEVEAMLTGAAAEAGGVVVVSAGAGTGKTALLDDAVRRARRSGFTVLTARGSSAERDLPFGLVSRLFEPVLPDLVEAGLVTCADSLSRARELPVTRPAGEASLTELYALHRGLAHLASQAPVLVAVDDLQWLDPQSLRWLSTLPQRVEHARIAVLLTVCPGEPCTDAAALDELLAVSTVELHPAALAAPAAATLIERALAAAPDASFVASFLRETGGNPLCVTELTAVLRDRAVTPTAGPAAVLGDIAVPRLASRLHARLRRISPYALAVARAVAVLGDDADPGRVAAVCGVEPPVVMEVTAALGRAGLLRVADRFLNFAQPLLRATMIQHLPFAELRTLRGAAARILRDTGAPQDRVVEQLMATPAPADPWVVAVLRDAAESALGRGEPDMAVAYLTRALGEPVPDEERIPLLRALGRAEGYLDFGAAIRHLTTVSSHPAEPEGRPGVVRELAELLAMTGHHETAVELVRTRTGPVSTGQALCSAELQFDCEATAEAAARQLHRLPRPAPQGGAADGRYLSLLALRTGWAGRSRSRAVALAQQALMVLPLTPDAMRPILRSVLVLAQAGRAEEAHEFCDAMVGHAERWQHRPAIAAARSLRGVVAHRLGRMPAAAEDARIAFGMLIGCGAPRRTGAAVELLARCVEILVDLGEYDEAESLVERSDLCGDLPKTWGGTALLLARGRLRAAAGHPAEGLRDLLAAGRRLPSWNVANPAVAPWQAESSAALLALGETAGARRKAAEAVELARRWGAPGPLGVALRTLGAAAGGPQGLAALEESVSVLRRSADRFELARSLAEHGTALSRDKRPVPARRALRAALDLAEECGCADLATRSRIELSASGGRPPKSSHTDGVAALTAAELRTAMLAAEGKSNRELAEVLSVGQRTVEIHLTNAYRKLGIGGRDRLPAVLQGMPTALADSR, encoded by the coding sequence ATGAACACGGCCACGTCAGGTCTGGTCGGCCGCGACACGGAGATCGCCGAGGTCGAGGCGATGCTGACCGGAGCGGCCGCGGAGGCCGGCGGCGTAGTGGTGGTCAGCGCCGGTGCCGGGACGGGGAAGACGGCGCTGCTCGACGACGCGGTCCGCCGCGCCCGGCGAAGCGGCTTCACCGTGCTGACGGCCCGGGGCAGTTCGGCCGAACGCGACCTGCCCTTCGGACTGGTGAGCAGGCTGTTCGAGCCCGTTCTGCCGGACCTCGTGGAAGCCGGCCTGGTCACCTGCGCCGACTCCCTGTCCCGGGCCCGCGAGCTGCCGGTCACCAGGCCCGCGGGCGAGGCGTCGCTGACCGAGCTCTACGCCCTGCACCGCGGACTCGCGCATCTGGCGTCCCAGGCTCCGGTGCTCGTGGCGGTGGACGACCTGCAGTGGCTGGACCCGCAGTCGCTGCGCTGGCTGAGCACCCTGCCGCAACGTGTCGAACATGCCCGGATCGCGGTGCTGCTGACGGTGTGCCCTGGTGAGCCCTGCACGGATGCCGCCGCCCTCGACGAGCTGCTGGCCGTCAGCACGGTGGAGCTGCACCCGGCGGCTCTCGCCGCCCCGGCCGCGGCAACGCTCATCGAACGCGCCCTCGCCGCCGCGCCGGACGCGTCGTTCGTCGCCTCGTTCCTGCGGGAAACAGGCGGCAACCCGCTGTGCGTGACCGAGCTGACCGCCGTGCTGAGGGACCGGGCGGTCACGCCCACCGCCGGCCCGGCCGCCGTGCTCGGAGATATCGCCGTACCCCGGCTCGCCTCCCGGCTGCACGCCCGGCTGCGCCGAATATCGCCGTACGCGCTCGCCGTCGCCCGAGCCGTCGCCGTCCTCGGCGACGATGCGGACCCCGGCCGCGTCGCCGCCGTCTGCGGTGTCGAGCCGCCGGTGGTCATGGAGGTGACGGCGGCGCTCGGGCGGGCGGGACTGCTGCGCGTGGCGGACCGGTTCCTGAACTTCGCGCAACCGCTGCTGCGCGCCACGATGATCCAGCACCTGCCGTTCGCGGAACTGCGGACCCTGCGCGGCGCGGCGGCCCGGATCCTGCGGGACACCGGCGCTCCGCAGGACCGGGTGGTCGAACAGCTCATGGCCACCCCAGCGCCGGCCGACCCATGGGTGGTCGCCGTGCTGCGCGACGCCGCCGAATCCGCGCTCGGCCGGGGCGAACCCGACATGGCCGTCGCCTACCTGACCAGGGCGCTGGGCGAGCCGGTTCCGGACGAGGAGCGCATACCGCTGCTGCGGGCGCTGGGCCGGGCCGAGGGGTATCTGGACTTCGGCGCGGCGATCCGCCATCTGACCACGGTCTCCTCCCATCCTGCGGAGCCGGAGGGGCGGCCTGGTGTGGTGCGGGAGCTGGCGGAGCTGCTCGCCATGACAGGACACCACGAGACCGCCGTCGAACTCGTCCGCACGCGGACGGGACCCGTCTCCACCGGCCAGGCGCTCTGCTCGGCGGAGTTGCAGTTCGACTGCGAGGCGACCGCGGAGGCGGCGGCCAGACAGCTGCACCGGCTGCCCAGGCCGGCACCCCAGGGCGGGGCGGCCGACGGGCGCTATCTGAGCCTGCTCGCCCTGCGGACCGGGTGGGCGGGCAGGTCCAGGTCCCGCGCCGTGGCCCTCGCCCAGCAGGCGTTGATGGTCCTGCCCCTCACCCCCGACGCGATGCGGCCCATCCTGCGCAGCGTCCTGGTGCTGGCCCAGGCCGGCCGCGCCGAGGAGGCCCACGAGTTCTGCGACGCGATGGTCGGTCATGCCGAACGCTGGCAGCACCGGCCGGCCATCGCCGCGGCCCGGTCGCTGCGCGGTGTCGTCGCCCACCGGCTCGGCCGGATGCCCGCCGCGGCCGAGGACGCCCGGATCGCGTTCGGGATGCTCATCGGCTGCGGGGCACCACGGCGGACGGGTGCGGCGGTGGAACTCCTGGCCCGGTGCGTGGAGATCCTGGTCGACCTGGGCGAGTACGACGAGGCGGAGAGCCTGGTCGAACGGTCGGACCTGTGCGGCGACCTGCCGAAGACCTGGGGCGGCACCGCCCTGTTGCTCGCCCGGGGCCGGCTGCGCGCCGCCGCGGGACACCCGGCCGAGGGGCTCCGGGACCTGCTGGCCGCCGGCCGCCGGCTGCCGTCCTGGAACGTGGCGAATCCCGCCGTCGCACCCTGGCAGGCCGAGAGCTCGGCGGCCCTGCTGGCGCTCGGTGAGACCGCCGGGGCGCGCCGCAAGGCCGCGGAAGCGGTCGAACTGGCCCGTCGATGGGGTGCGCCGGGCCCGCTGGGCGTCGCGCTCCGGACGCTGGGGGCCGCTGCCGGCGGACCCCAGGGGCTGGCCGCGCTGGAGGAGTCCGTCTCCGTTCTGCGGCGCTCCGCCGACCGGTTCGAGCTGGCACGGTCCCTGGCCGAGCACGGCACGGCCCTCAGCCGCGACAAGCGTCCGGTGCCGGCCAGGCGGGCGCTGCGCGCCGCGCTCGACCTGGCGGAGGAGTGCGGCTGCGCGGATCTGGCGACCCGTTCCCGTATCGAGCTGTCCGCATCGGGCGGCCGCCCGCCGAAGTCCTCGCACACGGACGGAGTCGCCGCGCTGACGGCCGCCGAACTGCGCACCGCCATGCTCGCCGCCGAAGGCAAGTCCAACCGGGAGCTCGCCGAAGTCCTGTCGGTGGGGCAGCGCACCGTCGAGATCCACCTCACCAACGCCTACCGGAAACTCGGCATCGGCGGACGCGACCGGCTTCCCGCGGTCCTGCAGGGCATGCCCACGGCACTCGCCGATTCCCGGTGA
- a CDS encoding MFS transporter, with protein MTGDRRGWRQCSVGGAVFAVCMAGTTLPTPLYGLYQEKFGFSELTVTVVYAVYALGVIGVLLLAGNASDVVGRRPVLLAGLGFALASAVCFLCAVGLGWLYAGRLFSGLSAGLFTGAATAYVMELAPDGGTSRATFVATAANMGGLGCGPLLAGVLAQYAVWPLYLPFIVHMALVAVSAVALVRLPETVRERRPLAAVRPQRPGLPRQVRAVFGPAAIASFVGFALFGVFTSVSPAFLSQSLGVDNRAVSGLVVALAFFASTAGQLAVGRVGVERSLPLGCAGLFAGLALLAGALRWDLLALVVLSAIVGGAGQGMAFRGALSAVAAASPADRRASVISTLFVVAYAGISVPVIGVGLLTGPIGLEGAGLVFIACMAVLVSTAAVYLLRRPERAAT; from the coding sequence ATGACCGGTGATCGCCGAGGGTGGCGCCAGTGTTCGGTCGGCGGGGCGGTGTTCGCCGTGTGCATGGCCGGCACCACGCTGCCGACCCCGCTCTACGGCCTCTACCAGGAGAAGTTCGGGTTCTCCGAGCTGACGGTGACGGTCGTCTACGCCGTCTACGCCCTCGGTGTCATCGGTGTGCTGCTGCTCGCGGGCAATGCCTCGGACGTCGTGGGCCGGCGGCCGGTGCTGCTGGCGGGCCTGGGATTCGCGCTGGCGAGCGCCGTCTGCTTCCTGTGCGCCGTGGGGCTGGGCTGGCTGTACGCGGGCCGGCTGTTCTCGGGGCTCTCCGCCGGTCTGTTCACCGGGGCCGCCACGGCCTACGTGATGGAGCTGGCACCGGACGGTGGCACCTCCCGGGCCACGTTCGTGGCGACGGCCGCCAACATGGGTGGACTCGGCTGCGGCCCGCTGCTCGCCGGAGTGCTCGCGCAGTACGCCGTCTGGCCGCTGTACCTGCCGTTCATCGTGCACATGGCGCTGGTGGCGGTCTCGGCCGTCGCGCTGGTGCGCCTTCCCGAGACCGTACGGGAGCGGCGACCACTGGCCGCGGTACGGCCGCAGCGACCGGGACTGCCCAGACAGGTGCGGGCGGTGTTCGGGCCGGCGGCGATCGCCTCGTTCGTCGGGTTCGCCCTGTTCGGGGTGTTCACCTCGGTCAGCCCCGCGTTCCTCTCGCAGTCCCTGGGCGTGGACAACCGCGCGGTCAGCGGGCTGGTCGTCGCGCTGGCCTTCTTCGCGTCGACCGCCGGGCAGCTCGCGGTCGGCCGGGTCGGGGTGGAGCGGTCACTGCCGCTGGGCTGCGCCGGGCTCTTCGCCGGGCTGGCGCTGCTCGCCGGCGCGTTGCGATGGGACCTGCTCGCGCTCGTCGTGCTGAGCGCGATCGTGGGTGGTGCCGGGCAGGGGATGGCGTTCCGCGGGGCGCTGTCCGCGGTGGCCGCGGCGTCTCCCGCCGACCGGCGCGCTTCGGTGATCTCGACGCTGTTCGTGGTGGCGTACGCGGGGATCTCGGTCCCGGTGATCGGGGTGGGATTGTTGACCGGTCCGATCGGCCTGGAGGGTGCGGGGCTGGTGTTCATCGCCTGCATGGCCGTCCTGGTCTCGACCGCGGCCGTCTATCTGCTCCGGCGGCCGGAACGGGCGGCGACATGA